The following coding sequences lie in one Flavobacterium sp. 20NA77.7 genomic window:
- a CDS encoding prolyl oligopeptidase family serine peptidase: MIAQHSIQYPKTKKAAHKDVYFSNEIEDPYRWLEDDRSVETENWVKEQNKVTFSYLDQIPFRNQLKERMQKLWNYEKISAPFKEGKYTYFYKNNGLQNQSVLYRKDNTGKEEVFLDPNSFSKDGSTSLAGLNFTNDGKLVAYSISEAGSDWRKVIVMNAETKEIIGDTLVDIKFSGVSWYKNEGFYYSSYDKPTGSELSAKTDQHKLYYHKLGTKQSLDKVVFGADFKRRYVGGSVTEDNRYLIITAANATSGNELYVVDLNKPTFVIQTLIDYMNYDYDVVDNKGNLFFISTNEDAPNKKLIALDVTNPVKSNWKTIIPETKNVLSISTGGGYIFAQYMKDALSFVKQYNYDGTLVREIKLPGIGTASGFGGKKEAKTLYFSFTNYVTPGTTYAYNVSNGESTIYQKPKVDFNSELYTSEQVFYPSKDGTKIPMIITYKKGLKLDGNNPTMLYGYGGFNISVTPSFSIANAVWLENGGIYAVANLRGGGEYGKEWHDAGIQQKKQNVFDDFIAAAEYLIQKQYTSSNFLAISGRSNGGLLVGACMTQRPDLFKVALPGVGVLDMLRYHTFTAGAGWAYDYGTAEQSQEMFTYLKGYSPVHNVKNGVAYPATLVTTGDHDDRVVPAHSFKFAANLQEKQAGSNPVLIRIDVNAGHGAGKSVSSTIAEFADMQAFTLYNMGIKKL; encoded by the coding sequence ATGATAGCTCAACATTCTATTCAATATCCAAAAACAAAAAAAGCAGCACATAAAGATGTTTATTTTTCTAATGAAATTGAAGATCCTTACCGCTGGTTAGAAGACGATAGAAGCGTTGAAACCGAAAATTGGGTAAAAGAGCAAAATAAGGTAACATTTAGTTATTTAGATCAAATTCCTTTTAGAAATCAACTAAAAGAGCGTATGCAAAAGCTGTGGAATTATGAAAAAATTTCAGCGCCCTTTAAAGAAGGAAAATATACTTATTTTTATAAAAATAACGGCTTACAAAACCAGTCTGTATTATATAGAAAAGATAATACAGGAAAAGAAGAAGTCTTTTTAGATCCAAACTCATTTTCAAAAGACGGTTCAACTTCTTTAGCGGGACTTAATTTTACCAATGATGGAAAACTAGTTGCTTATTCAATTTCAGAAGCAGGAAGCGATTGGCGAAAAGTAATTGTCATGAATGCCGAAACAAAGGAAATCATTGGCGATACATTAGTCGATATCAAATTTAGTGGTGTTTCCTGGTATAAAAATGAAGGGTTTTATTATTCGAGCTATGACAAACCAACGGGAAGTGAACTTTCTGCCAAAACAGACCAACACAAACTATATTATCATAAATTAGGTACAAAACAGTCATTAGACAAAGTCGTTTTTGGTGCAGATTTTAAAAGACGTTATGTAGGAGGCTCAGTAACTGAAGATAATCGTTATTTAATAATTACGGCTGCAAATGCTACAAGCGGAAATGAATTATATGTAGTTGATTTAAACAAACCTACTTTTGTAATTCAAACGCTTATTGATTACATGAACTATGACTATGATGTAGTAGATAATAAAGGAAATTTATTTTTTATTAGTACAAATGAAGATGCACCTAATAAAAAGTTAATTGCTTTAGACGTAACGAATCCCGTTAAATCAAATTGGAAAACAATTATTCCAGAAACAAAGAATGTTTTATCTATTTCAACAGGAGGAGGTTATATTTTTGCACAATACATGAAAGATGCTTTGTCATTTGTTAAGCAATACAACTATGATGGTACTTTAGTAAGAGAAATTAAATTACCAGGAATTGGAACAGCTAGTGGTTTTGGGGGCAAAAAAGAAGCAAAAACACTGTATTTTTCTTTTACAAATTATGTAACACCTGGAACAACCTACGCATATAATGTTAGCAATGGGGAATCGACTATTTATCAAAAACCTAAAGTCGATTTTAATTCCGAATTATACACTTCTGAACAAGTATTTTATCCTTCAAAAGACGGTACAAAAATACCTATGATTATTACATACAAAAAAGGCCTAAAACTAGACGGCAATAATCCTACTATGTTATACGGTTACGGTGGTTTTAATATAAGTGTTACACCATCATTTAGTATTGCCAATGCGGTTTGGCTTGAAAATGGAGGTATATATGCTGTCGCAAATTTAAGAGGTGGAGGCGAGTATGGAAAAGAATGGCATGACGCTGGCATTCAACAAAAAAAACAAAATGTATTTGATGATTTTATTGCAGCTGCAGAATACTTAATTCAAAAACAATATACATCTTCAAACTTTTTAGCTATTTCCGGAAGATCAAATGGTGGGTTATTAGTTGGTGCATGTATGACACAACGCCCCGATTTGTTTAAAGTTGCCTTACCAGGTGTTGGGGTATTAGACATGTTACGTTACCATACATTTACAGCAGGTGCGGGTTGGGCATATGATTATGGAACAGCAGAGCAAAGTCAAGAAATGTTTACCTATTTAAAAGGCTATTCACCTGTACATAATGTAAAAAACGGAGTTGCTTATCCAGCGACGTTAGTTACAACAGGTGATCATGATGATAGAGTAGTACCCGCACATAGTTTTAAATTTGCGGCTAATTTACAGGAAAAACAAGCGGGTTCCAATCCAGTATTAATTCGTATTGATGTAAATGCTGGTCATGGAGCGGGAAAATCTGTTAGTTCTACTATAGCAGAATTTGCAGACATGCAGGCTTTTACCTTATATAATATGGGAATAAAAAAGTTGTAA
- the mtgA gene encoding monofunctional biosynthetic peptidoglycan transglycosylase, with protein MAATKSNTKSTPTKGKVSLKKRIFKLIWKTILWFNIISLFFVILYKFVPVPFTPLMVIRHFENSFDGKDIETKHTWVPIEAISKNLQKAVIASEDGNFCHHSGFDFKAMQKAAMGNFKGKRLKGGSTISQQTAKNVFLWQGRSYFRKALEAYFTVLIEIIWGKERIMEVYLNSIEMGDGVYGAEAACQHWYGKDCKSLTRVQAAGIAAILPNPRKYKPNSGSGYINTRKAKIARFILMTKLSY; from the coding sequence ATGGCAGCTACAAAATCAAACACAAAATCAACGCCTACAAAAGGGAAAGTGTCTTTAAAAAAAAGAATATTCAAATTGATTTGGAAAACAATTCTTTGGTTTAATATCATCAGTTTATTTTTTGTCATCCTCTATAAATTTGTACCCGTTCCTTTTACACCCTTAATGGTGATAAGGCATTTTGAAAATTCATTTGATGGGAAAGATATAGAAACAAAACACACTTGGGTGCCCATTGAAGCAATTTCTAAAAACCTTCAAAAAGCAGTAATTGCGAGTGAAGATGGTAACTTTTGCCACCATAGCGGTTTTGACTTTAAAGCGATGCAAAAAGCAGCTATGGGTAATTTTAAAGGAAAACGATTAAAGGGCGGAAGTACGATTTCGCAACAAACTGCAAAAAATGTATTTCTTTGGCAAGGAAGAAGTTATTTTAGAAAAGCGCTTGAAGCCTATTTTACAGTACTTATTGAAATCATTTGGGGAAAAGAACGCATCATGGAGGTGTATTTAAACAGCATCGAAATGGGCGATGGTGTCTATGGAGCCGAAGCCGCTTGTCAGCATTGGTATGGAAAAGATTGTAAAAGTTTAACTCGTGTACAAGCTGCAGGCATTGCTGCCATATTACCTAATCCAAGAAAGTATAAACCCAATAGCGGTAGTGGCTACATCAATACTAGAAAAGCTAAAATTGCACGTTTTATTTTAATGACTAAATTAAGTTATTAA